In Zingiber officinale cultivar Zhangliang chromosome 9B, Zo_v1.1, whole genome shotgun sequence, the genomic window GATGGAGTTGTAAATTGATGATGCCATGAGAAACCAACCTATTAAGCAAACGGGAATTACTtagattcaaatattttttaatgttcatagattgtatgctaaataaatttaaaaaaaggaaataagttATTTTGCGTTATTGTATAAATCAACAATAAGTATCACATAACTTATCTTATTTTGATAATAAGCAATAAGTAAAATATAAACTTATTGCTTTAAGCTATCTCATGACTAAATTACTTTTATTTGAATCATCCTCTACCAAGAAAAATAATTAGATGAGTTTGAAATGAAATCATCTTCAAGAGCGAAAGTATTTGTTTGATTGTCAATGAAGAAATAGAGCAAGGCATAGAAGTTTTTCTAAATGTTTTACAATAAGTACTAGCATTGTGATTAAACGAGGATCAAGTGAAAAATCATTAGACAGTGACTTCAATGTCACATTTGGTAGCAAATCTAAATTATACAAATTCTTAAACTCAATTAGCAACTTATAAATGAAACAAATTCGACaaaaatatagttttcaaaagataTTGGGAATATATCAACTGGAAAGGTCCTCATGCTGTTGTCGTATATTCCTATATGGAGAACCATAAAGACTCCATGAATAGGGAATTCTTATACAGAATCTTGAACAAGATAGCTACTTGTTAATGACATTCTAGTGTGAACCTTTAACtagtttgttaaaaaaattatcacaGGAAAATCATTAGATGAaaagaaagctcaaagttgctcaCATCAATATATGAATCAACAATGCAATTGCATGCTGGGGAATTAAAATCAACAAATTCAACATCAAATAAATAAAGTGGTAAAGGAAGGGAAATACAGAGAGTTTCAGTTACAAACTAAAATTATAAATCTGGAACTCAAACTTTTAAATAGGAAGGAATTAAAGGAAAGCTCAAACTTGCTAGAACCAACAGTTGAAATCAACCCTAACGGCAGCAGAGCTTGGGTCGTCGCCGGTCGAGGGCAGGGCTGGGCCTCGGAGGAGTCGGAGAACTGGGTCGTCGTCGTCGGATCGCGGTAGGTTTTGCTCAGGAAGGTCACGAGAGGTTAGGGAGTCCACAGTCGCAGGAGGAGTGCGAGAGATTAGGGAGTCTGTAGTCGCAGGATGAGCGCGAGAGGTTAGGGAGTCCGCAGAGAGGTGGTTGTCCGTCGCCGACGGATCACGGTGGAGTTTTCGTCGCTGGCGGATTGCGGAGGTGGAGGATCACGAGTGGTTAGGGCTCTGCGCTACAACTCTGTGTTTGGGCGTGTTTCTACGTGAGTTGTGTTTCTACGTGCACGCGCATTGCACGTGATTGCCTTTTATACGGATTTTTGTGGTCCAGGGAAAAGCCGGTTTAGAGGATCCGAACTGGTACCAAAAGTTGATTAAGCTCGTTCAGGCGGCTTAGAAAAAACAAAGGTGAATCATTAGTCTTCAGCATCTCAGTGAATCCATTCCTAATAAATCATGAATAATACTAACCATTACTATAGGTGGTTAAAACATGAGAAAAGACATACTCGGACACGTCAAGTTTTGACTTCAATATCGCATGTGGTAACACCCTATGTCTTAACCACCGTACTACCCGAGGGTACAACGACCTAAGATGTGGCAAAAAAAAAGTGATTTGCTTGCCCCAGTGCCTCTGCCAAGCTGTTCTTaggccaacacggaagaggtaaattacGGGTGACTATTAGTCATTAGTGCATGTGGGCAAGACATGAGGGAAGACATGCTCGAACACGTCAAGTTTCGATCCCAATATCTTATGTGGTAATACCTCATGTCAATAATTGTATCGTCCCGAGAAGACAAAGATGTGGTAAAAAGACGATTCGCTTGTCCCAATGCTCTCACCAGTCTGTTTTTAGGCCAACATGGAAGAAGTAAATTACGAATAATTATTAGTTATTAGTACAAATGATCAAGATATGGAGAAAGACATATTCATATATGTTGAATTTCAATTCTAAGACTTTATATAtggtaatattttatattttaagcgCCGTATCGTCCAAGACCCAAGGGATAAAGATGAACAATTAAAAAGAGGTTTAGATGAGGTAAAAATAAAATGTAGATATGTATATACTCTCAAATGATTAGTTtagggtattttttttaaaaaaaaacgactTAACGTGATGAAAATATCATAACAATGGCACGCCACATTTGCCCCTCAATTATTAGCGTCGAAGTTAAATTAGTAATAACAGAAAAAGAATGCCGCTGCTCTCTCTTTCACGAACTTTCTCGGTGATTTCCCCAGCTCCTCCTCGCCAGCCTTCCTCCGGGGCACCAAAGCTTCGACGCCGCACTCCACTTTTCGGGGCTCTCTGTCTTCTGAGCCTCGGTACTCTCACCGCCATCGGATTCAGGTCAGGCTGTGCCGCGCAGTCGCTCAGCCGCCTCCATTTCCTAGGGTGAACTCTATTTCCTCCCTCCCCCCTCCTCCTTCCTGGTATGTGGTCTTCTTGCTGATGATGTATCTGTTTATATGTGCAAAGAAGATCCTCATGGCTGAACTCTGATGATTTGGTGGACTACGCCTTTTTCAATGATATATTTGTCTTGTTTCGTATCATATTAATATTGATCTGCGATTTCATGACACTGTGTAAATCACGATAACCCCGGATTCTGTTACATTATATTATCTTCATACTAATTGGGGCTTCAATCTGATTCGGTCAATTGACCCCAAAATTCACTGTACTCACTTGAAAGAATTTCTAGCTTCGCTTTCTGCATACTAGATAAATAACTTTCTGAATGCGCTGCCTATATTTTTCGTAAATCTGGATTGCAGATCACTTCTCCATGTTTAGGGATCATATTAATTTTAAGAACACAGTACAAAATTCATGTTAGTTAAGCCTATTCTGGTCATTATGTGGTTTGTACCCTATGATGATGAAATCTGATTCTTTCATCATACTGGCTGTTATCTTAGTCGAAGTTTCTCAATCTACTCGATACTCAGATACAATTCATTAGAAATTTCTCAATTTGCTGGGTATATTATAAGTTCAAAGCACTTGTACCTTGATAAAAGCATTTTCTTGGATGCGAAACACATGATTACAACTTTATTTCTATTTACTTCTTTTGCTTCTCACTAACAACTCAAAACAGAGCTACTAGAGTTCCTTATTGCAATTCCAACAGATCTATTCTCTTTCTTGTATGGCTCCCCTCATTGTTGATGAATTGAACTTGCTGTTGTGCAGGTCAAAGGCCATTGCCAAACCGTCCACGAGAGGTCTTCATTCTACTGGTATGGAGGCTGCTTCAACCACTGTGCCCTCtattgtagtctatgtgactgttCCCAACAAAGATGCAGGTCTTTGCTTTGGAGCTTGCTTTACATCCCATCTGATTTGCACAAACAGTTTTCAGTTAATACATAATTTTATGAAATCTATTTGGCTCTGTTTTATTTCCCTAGAAATCTACATTGTTTACATTTGTTTTAGATGTTACGTCAACTTTAATATTAGCATTAACAGCTGTGTGATGGCTTAGATTTACAGGCCAACAAGATCATGACTGGATTAGGCCGGATCATCAATGAATTAAAAAgggtacataatttttttttaaaaatggatGCTTGATTAAGAAAGGATGAGGCACAGCTGGAAATAAAAAATGGAATTTACTACACAAAAAGAGAGGAGCttccaaaaaaggaaaaatattagATATTCAAAAGGTGATagcaataaaaagaaaaataagtcgGAAGCATTTATTTTCTCAATCTTCATTTCCTTCTTACCCTTCTCTCCTTTTCCTCAAGCAGAAATATTGACGGCTATCACATTTGATCATCAGTTTTTGTCTTTTATTTGTCCTTTGATATATTTCGCATAATTTAAGAGGAGATCAAGGATTCTTTTCCAGTATATCTCTTGGAGTTGGTGTCATTTGATAGTTTGCAAAAGCTATTCAGTTCAAATAATCTGACTATCAATCACATGACATTGATAGGCTCAGTGAGAACGGAATAGTTAAAATACAACTATTTGTGAGAAAAGGGATGAGGACAGCTCTATCCCACATTTCTATAGTGCCACTTGTTGACTATCGTTGTATAAAATAATACTTAAAGCTATTACTCAGGCATTacaataagtttttttaattaaatttaagctTACACTGATGACTTAACCAAACCAAAAGCTTACTTTTTTCTCTCAAGGGATTTGAACTAGAACCTTTACCATGGAGCTGCTATCTTGACCTACTTGTAGTAAAGGACCTTGCTCGCTGGTTGACTCAGACACCTGTGTGCAAAGATCAATACAATCCAAAGTCCTCTTCTCGGCGTCCTTGTCTCACCATGAATCTTATTCTTGTACTCATATATAATCAACTAATAGTGCTCATCCAAttctcatcaattttttttttaaaaaagctaaTTTTCAACTGAGTCTGATTACGTTTTTCACTTGATATATGCTGTTTCTCACTGTCTGTTTCAGTTTCCTATCAATTTCTTTTTTTTGATTGATATTATAGAAGATCCCATCCTAGGAATAAGTTCTTTTATAGCCATTTCTCTAGTCATCATTTTTATCATATGTAGTTTTTATCACTAGATTATTGCTCATCAAGGTGCATAGCCACCATAGAGATGAACACAATGGCATTGGGACTGTGCAAAAGAGGTACAAGGTAAATAGGAGAAAGGGAGGAAGCATTGCTGATGAGATAGCTATACGCCAATAAATAATATTGGATGTTGCAGGAACATCTTATGAGGGGGCAGACTGAAATTCCCTTTATTAAATCACTCAAATTGTTCActttatattgaaataaaattttctacTTTATCAAGAAGATTGATTGGATTTAGTGAAAGTGTGAAGGTTTTGCTTTTATATGTATGACATTTTGCTTTTCCACAATGAAGTTTCTTTGTTGCACTAAGACTTGGTTTACTTGCAAGAAGACTTACTTTTATACATGTACAATAATACATGGTTGATTGATCACAAAATTGTACATGCATCACAATCAATCAAATATCatatacatattatttttcctctgCCGCCGCCACTTCTTTTTACATTTATCCTTCTAAGTAAACCTTCCTCAATAGTGTAACACAATCTTTCGTCCAAGTTGAGTGCAGACTGACGGACAGTGCTCTATCTGATTTGTTGATATGTCTATGTTATATGTAACAACAATTCAACTAACTATGAGCTTGTTCTCCATATACACATCtctgaaattaaaaattttattttatttagcttTATTAATCTATCACTTTATTTTTCACATATCATAACTTCACATTCTTAATTTACTCCATTCACTCTATAGGCATAAAGCTTGCTGAAAGCATCATCAAGGAGAAACTTGCTGCATGTGTCAATCGAGTACCAGGCATGTACAGCATTAGTATGTTTTAGCAATAACAACTCTGCTTGAAATATTTGCCCAAAGTGTGTGCTTGCTGATCTTGTCCTTGTATTTTACAGAACCTGTCCATTGCAAATTTTTAAATGGTTTGGTTATGCAATTTGGCTTATATTAGATTCTTGTCTGAAATTTTTATATACTATAGCAAAGTTcatagttcatccttttgtttcaTGTCGTGTAGTCTGTGATTTAACATTCAGTAGGATAAATAGAACAACATATTTTGATTCCTTTTAGCCAACCAAAGATGTACCTAAGCAGGGTTATTTTCACTACACCCTACAATGTCCTCTCTAATAATGATGCATAAGAATCCTTCTCTTACAAATCTTCGTCTTCTTGACTAGGTATCTAACTTATCCTTCTGAGATGTTGCACATAGATCCAGCGAAAAGTAATTCTGTTCTACCAACTGTTCTTCCATATCAAACATTTTGGGCTTGTTGAGTATGGGTGAGCAAGGTTGTCAAATTGAGGAGAATCAATGAATTATTTTGGTGATTATATGAATTGTGAATCATACTGAATCGTGAATCATGGGTTCATGCTAAAAAGATAAATAAGTAAAAACAAAGTACTTTAAATTATAAGATTATCCTATTTAACATCTAATATGATTAATAAAGCACATTGccacaaataataaaatgaaTTATATAATTAAAGAGTCTAAAGGCCATATTGCTATATTGATAACCGAAAATCACCTATGATTTAAATATCTAAAACAAAAACCTTCAAAGAGACATATTGGTATTGTATCATAATCTCTCTATATCCTCTGTCACTCAAAATGTAATTATCCTCGTCATCATCTTGGTCTAATATAACCACTTGTTTTTTCTTCACCTTCTTTCTCAAAAATTGCACTCACCTATGAAGGGAAGAAACCTCAAACATCTTGGCCAACAAGTTCCTAAAATcaattgctgaaggccaagatgCCTTATGGTTGAGGCTTGAGGAGTAGACATATGTTTCTGTGAACAATGGAGGGCGCTCAAGGAATATAGATGTCAATAAGGATTGCTGAGATCAGTTCGAATCATATTAATTTGGGCCAAATTGTATTGCATCAGTTGGAATAGTATTAAATCAGACCAATTCTAGACAGAAACAGCCCGCCATAATAGATTTTGTACCATTTTGGGTGATTTGCATTTTGGATCATACGATTCTGGTAACCATGTTG contains:
- the LOC122023553 gene encoding protein CutA 1, chloroplastic-like isoform X1, which gives rise to MPLLSLSRTFSVISPAPPRQPSSGAPKLRRRTPLFGALCLLSLGTLTAIGFRSGCAAQSLSRLHFLGSKAIAKPSTRGLHSTGMEAASTTVPSIVVYVTVPNKDAGIKLAESIIKEKLAACVNRVPGIQSVYWWDGKIQTDSEELLIIKTRESLLGALTGHVKSNHEYEVPEVIALPITGGNLKYLEWIKDSTRS